A single region of the Pseudomonas granadensis genome encodes:
- a CDS encoding fimbria/pilus outer membrane usher protein, with protein MCIAGSLLALGGCGWRVAMAAEPVTFDVEVLRDRGVDPALAEYFRDAARFTQGVHAVVLEVNGQPKGRVQMTFNDVGELCLGKQWLTAAGVRLPASAPLASGSCVTAAQGFPAAVVQLNPGSQQVRLLVPTDTLAEPEPSQRSFANGGVAGVLNYDLLMAGSQFDGQTSNYRSLSSEAGLNAGDWVLRSRQSFTALPDSSRFEHLYAYAMHTLEDHEASLQIGQLNLASSLFAGESFTGVQVFPEAAFARLDAARNGARGQVDGVAYSPSRIEVRQNGVVIYTTMVPGGPFTLRALPLLSNQLDLEVAVHEQDGQVRRFRVPAASLQAAQSDAPEGFNLALGRVRRLSADNREAPTFAAFSKDWEMRRGLRATAGALAGDAYLSAGWGLQQQWSGPITLGLRQVVSEQRAAGLAGDQLQLTFSAPLAANLSASLVAVRQSRDFRTLSDTGWNQRRHQAESRKRDHWVFSLNGATDDWGAFGASWSRYSSMGEAPVSQLGLSWSLTLPQRVSLSLSVERGVGGDEEYRQGRAAYLTVGVPLGGQGRLRGYVRSDERSGTRQGLAVSAAVSETLAYTVNAEHRDNASAAVAGRINALPRYTSLDVGLGQRAGATEYDLGLRGGVLLHRDGVTLSPYALRDTVGVLKAGERSGVRLQTPQGPVWTDGAGRAVAANLPAYSLARLEVDPLGLPRNVEVLNGVQEVTAARGSVQHLDFSLVTVRRLLLKARSQDRQWLPRGLSVLDAQGEYLTSVMDAGAIFLPDIQPGQVLRVKLSDSSHCVLHFPLSESPGEATQIETVEAICRPSNLS; from the coding sequence ATGTGCATCGCCGGATCATTGCTGGCGCTGGGTGGCTGCGGGTGGCGCGTGGCGATGGCGGCAGAACCGGTGACGTTCGACGTTGAAGTGCTCAGGGATCGCGGAGTCGATCCGGCCCTGGCGGAGTATTTTCGTGATGCTGCGCGTTTTACTCAGGGTGTGCATGCCGTCGTGCTTGAAGTCAACGGACAGCCAAAGGGCCGTGTGCAAATGACGTTCAACGATGTGGGCGAGTTGTGTCTGGGGAAGCAATGGTTAACGGCTGCCGGAGTGCGTCTGCCCGCGTCTGCGCCGCTGGCGTCAGGGTCGTGTGTGACTGCCGCACAGGGTTTCCCCGCGGCCGTCGTGCAGTTGAACCCCGGCAGTCAGCAGGTCCGGTTACTGGTGCCTACCGATACGCTCGCTGAGCCCGAGCCGTCGCAGCGCAGCTTTGCCAATGGCGGCGTGGCCGGTGTGTTGAATTACGATCTGCTGATGGCCGGAAGTCAATTCGACGGGCAGACCAGCAACTATCGCAGCCTGAGTTCGGAAGCCGGCTTGAATGCCGGCGACTGGGTGCTGCGCAGTCGCCAGTCATTTACGGCATTGCCCGACAGCTCGCGGTTCGAGCACCTCTACGCCTATGCGATGCACACGCTGGAAGATCACGAGGCCAGCCTTCAGATCGGTCAGCTCAACCTGGCATCGTCGCTGTTTGCCGGTGAGTCGTTCACGGGCGTACAGGTTTTTCCTGAAGCAGCCTTCGCCCGACTCGATGCCGCCCGCAACGGCGCCCGTGGCCAAGTGGACGGGGTTGCTTACTCACCGTCCCGTATCGAGGTCCGCCAGAACGGCGTGGTGATCTATACGACGATGGTGCCAGGCGGGCCTTTTACCTTGCGCGCGCTGCCGTTGTTGAGCAATCAGCTCGATCTGGAGGTAGCGGTGCATGAGCAGGATGGTCAGGTGCGACGTTTTCGGGTGCCGGCGGCGAGTCTGCAAGCGGCGCAGTCTGACGCCCCCGAGGGTTTCAATCTGGCGCTGGGCCGGGTCCGCCGTCTGTCAGCGGATAACCGTGAGGCGCCGACATTCGCGGCGTTCAGCAAAGACTGGGAAATGCGCCGAGGCCTGCGTGCAACCGCTGGTGCGCTCGCGGGCGACGCTTACCTTTCCGCCGGTTGGGGGCTGCAACAACAGTGGTCGGGGCCGATCACGCTGGGGCTGCGCCAAGTGGTGTCGGAACAGCGCGCGGCGGGTCTTGCTGGTGATCAATTGCAGCTGACGTTCAGCGCGCCTTTGGCGGCCAATCTCTCGGCAAGTCTGGTCGCAGTGCGCCAGAGCCGGGACTTTCGCACCTTGTCAGATACCGGCTGGAATCAGCGGCGGCATCAGGCCGAGTCGCGCAAACGCGATCACTGGGTGTTTTCGCTCAATGGCGCCACCGATGACTGGGGAGCCTTTGGCGCAAGCTGGTCGCGTTATTCGAGTATGGGCGAAGCACCGGTGTCGCAGTTGGGGTTGTCATGGTCACTGACGCTGCCGCAGCGCGTCAGCTTGTCACTGAGCGTGGAGCGAGGCGTCGGTGGTGACGAGGAATATCGTCAGGGCCGCGCGGCTTACCTGACCGTGGGCGTTCCGCTGGGCGGGCAAGGCCGGTTGCGCGGGTACGTGCGCAGTGACGAGCGCTCAGGCACGCGCCAAGGGCTGGCCGTGAGCGCTGCGGTCAGCGAAACCCTGGCCTACACCGTCAATGCCGAACACCGTGATAACGCATCGGCTGCGGTGGCTGGCCGAATCAATGCCTTGCCGCGCTATACCAGCCTGGATGTGGGGCTAGGACAGCGCGCCGGTGCGACGGAATACGATCTGGGCTTGCGCGGCGGCGTGTTGCTGCACCGCGATGGCGTCACGCTGTCACCCTATGCGCTACGTGACACGGTGGGGGTGCTGAAGGCGGGCGAGCGTTCCGGAGTGCGGCTGCAAACGCCCCAAGGCCCCGTCTGGACGGATGGCGCGGGGCGCGCAGTGGCGGCGAACCTGCCAGCCTATTCTTTGGCACGGCTTGAAGTCGATCCACTGGGGCTGCCGCGTAATGTCGAAGTTCTCAACGGGGTGCAGGAGGTGACCGCCGCCCGAGGTTCGGTGCAGCACCTGGACTTTTCCCTGGTTACCGTCCGGCGTCTGTTGCTCAAGGCGCGGTCGCAGGATCGCCAATGGTTGCCCAGAGGCTTGAGCGTACTGGATGCGCAGGGTGAGTACCTGACGTCCGTGATGGACGCCGGGGCGATTTTTTTGCCGGATATCCAACCAGGGCAGGTGTTGCGCGTGAAGTTATCCGACAGCAGCCACTGCGTTTTGCATTTCCCCCTGAGTGAATCGCCCGGTGAGGCTACGCAAATTGAAACCGTTGAGGCGATCTGTCGCCCTTCAAATCTGTCCTGA
- a CDS encoding NAD(P)/FAD-dependent oxidoreductase: MTARAHTSASQPHAASYYAASSLPQPDHPRLQGEVLADVCVVGGGFSGLNTALELAERGFSVVLLEANKIGWGASGRNGGQLIRGVGHGLDQFANVVGTDGVRAMKLMGLEAVEIVRQRVERFQIGCDLTWGYCDLANKPADLQGFAEEAEELRSLGYRYETRLLQANEMHAVVGSKRYVGGLIDMGSGHLHPLNLALGEAAAAQQMGVKLFEQSTVIRIDYGAEVKVHTAQGSVRAKTLVLGCNAYLNDLNPQLSGKVLPAGSYIIATEPLSEAQAHDLLPQNMAVCDQRVALDYYRLSADRRLLFGGACHYSGRDPKDIAAYMQPKMLEVFPQLAGVKIDYQWGGMIGIGANRLPQIGRLTDQPNVYYAQAYSGHGVNATHLAGKLLAEAISGQQGGGFDLFAKVPHITFPGGKHLRSPLLALGMLWHRLKELV, encoded by the coding sequence ATGACCGCCCGCGCCCACACTTCCGCGAGCCAACCCCACGCCGCCTCTTACTACGCCGCCAGCAGCCTGCCGCAGCCAGACCATCCGCGGCTGCAAGGTGAAGTGCTGGCCGACGTCTGTGTGGTCGGTGGCGGGTTTTCCGGGTTGAACACCGCGCTGGAATTGGCTGAACGCGGGTTCAGCGTCGTCCTCCTGGAAGCGAACAAGATCGGCTGGGGCGCCAGCGGGCGCAACGGCGGACAGCTGATTCGCGGCGTGGGTCATGGCCTCGATCAATTCGCCAACGTTGTCGGCACCGACGGCGTGCGGGCGATGAAACTCATGGGCCTGGAAGCGGTGGAAATCGTTCGTCAGCGCGTCGAGCGTTTCCAGATCGGCTGCGATCTGACTTGGGGTTACTGCGACCTCGCCAACAAGCCTGCTGATCTGCAAGGTTTTGCCGAAGAGGCCGAAGAGCTGCGCAGTCTTGGCTACCGCTATGAAACCCGACTGTTGCAAGCCAACGAGATGCACGCGGTGGTCGGCTCAAAACGCTACGTCGGCGGTTTGATCGATATGGGCTCCGGGCATCTGCACCCGCTGAATCTGGCGCTCGGTGAAGCCGCAGCGGCGCAGCAAATGGGCGTGAAACTGTTCGAGCAGTCGACGGTAATCCGCATCGATTATGGCGCCGAAGTGAAGGTCCACACGGCGCAAGGGTCGGTGCGGGCGAAGACCCTGGTGCTTGGCTGCAATGCCTACCTGAATGATCTGAACCCGCAACTCAGCGGCAAAGTCCTGCCGGCCGGCAGCTACATCATCGCCACCGAGCCGTTGAGCGAAGCTCAGGCCCACGACCTGCTGCCGCAGAACATGGCGGTCTGCGACCAGCGTGTCGCGCTGGATTATTACCGACTGTCGGCGGATCGACGCCTGCTGTTCGGCGGCGCCTGCCATTACTCGGGACGCGATCCGAAAGACATCGCCGCGTATATGCAGCCGAAGATGCTTGAGGTGTTCCCGCAACTCGCTGGGGTGAAGATCGATTATCAGTGGGGCGGGATGATCGGCATCGGCGCCAACCGCTTGCCGCAGATTGGCCGGCTCACCGATCAGCCGAATGTGTATTACGCCCAGGCCTATTCCGGGCACGGCGTGAATGCCACGCACCTGGCGGGCAAGCTGCTGGCCGAGGCGATCAGTGGGCAACAGGGTGGGGGTTTTGATCTGTTTGCCAAAGTGCCGCACATCACCTTCCCGGGCGGCAAGCATTTGCGTTCGCCGCTGCTGGCGTTGGGGATGTTGTGGCATCGGCTCAAAGAATTGGTCTGA
- a CDS encoding fimbria/pilus chaperone family protein: MPLSFQPALMQVSLWLFAGLSMSLAQGAGMVPQTPVLVVEQSLGEAVMNVRNTDAHPALLYTTVENTESDDEVLLVFTPPVARVEAGQVQQVRFLLQSAQPLQTERLKRVIFEGINPVAAAGGARVSLGVRQNLPVILRPAGLPVEREPWKRLVWTVTQDGLHVHNPSPYVVRLGKAVTPLPGSSPVELPRTYILPGERLQLDLPLSSLAQVSSVRIFPATTYGFAVDDHIAPVTR; the protein is encoded by the coding sequence ATGCCCCTTTCATTCCAACCTGCTTTGATGCAGGTCTCCCTGTGGTTGTTCGCCGGTCTGTCGATGTCGCTTGCGCAAGGCGCCGGCATGGTTCCGCAAACGCCGGTACTGGTCGTCGAGCAGAGCCTCGGCGAAGCCGTCATGAACGTCCGCAACACCGATGCTCATCCGGCGCTTCTGTACACCACCGTCGAAAACACTGAATCGGACGATGAGGTCCTTCTGGTTTTCACTCCCCCTGTTGCACGTGTCGAGGCTGGCCAGGTTCAGCAGGTACGGTTCCTTCTGCAGAGCGCTCAGCCCTTGCAGACCGAACGTTTGAAACGGGTGATTTTCGAAGGCATCAACCCGGTTGCAGCCGCAGGTGGGGCGCGTGTCAGCCTCGGCGTGCGGCAAAACCTGCCGGTGATCCTGCGTCCGGCCGGATTGCCCGTCGAGCGTGAGCCGTGGAAACGCCTCGTCTGGACCGTCACGCAGGATGGCTTGCACGTTCACAATCCCAGTCCCTACGTGGTTCGACTCGGCAAAGCGGTTACACCGTTGCCCGGCTCAAGCCCGGTCGAACTGCCGCGCACCTATATTCTGCCGGGCGAGAGACTGCAACTCGATTTGCCTCTGAGTTCGTTGGCACAGGTGTCGTCGGTGCGGATATTCCCGGCGACCACTTACGGTTTTGCTGTCGACGATCATATTGCCCCGGTGACACGTTGA
- a CDS encoding Lrp/AsnC ligand binding domain-containing protein, whose product MRTNTQTKRELDKIDRNILRILQADGRISFTELGEKVGLSTTPCTERVRRLEREGIIMGYNARLNPQHLKGSLLVFVEISLDYKSGDTFEEFRRAVLKLPHVLECHLVSGDFDYLVKARISEMASYRKLLGDILLKLPHVRESKSYIVMEEVKESLCLPIPD is encoded by the coding sequence ATGCGGACCAACACCCAGACCAAGCGCGAGCTGGACAAGATCGACCGCAACATCCTGCGGATCCTGCAGGCGGACGGGCGCATTTCGTTCACTGAACTCGGGGAAAAGGTCGGCCTCTCCACCACGCCCTGCACTGAGCGCGTGCGCCGTCTGGAGCGCGAAGGAATCATCATGGGCTACAACGCCCGGCTCAATCCGCAGCATTTGAAGGGTAGCCTGCTGGTGTTCGTCGAGATCAGCCTCGACTACAAATCCGGCGACACTTTCGAGGAGTTCCGACGCGCGGTGCTGAAATTGCCCCACGTACTGGAATGTCATCTGGTGTCAGGGGATTTCGACTATCTGGTAAAGGCGCGGATTTCCGAGATGGCCTCGTACCGCAAACTGCTCGGCGACATCCTGCTCAAGTTGCCGCATGTGCGCGAATCGAAGAGCTATATCGTCATGGAAGAAGTCAAAGAGAGCCTGTGCCTGCCGATTCCTGACTGA
- a CDS encoding YkgJ family cysteine cluster protein, translating to MSCNSQKIRTLRQQIPSFECVPGCHDCCGPVTTSPEEMARLPRKTRAEQDAAMQELNCVHLGPNGCTVYEERPLICRLFGTTKTLPCPNERRPVELIHPRVEKQIFEYMAANRQVLV from the coding sequence ATGAGCTGCAACAGTCAGAAAATCCGCACGTTGCGTCAGCAGATTCCCTCGTTCGAGTGCGTACCCGGCTGTCACGACTGCTGCGGGCCGGTGACCACGTCGCCCGAGGAAATGGCCCGACTGCCGCGCAAGACCCGCGCCGAGCAGGATGCGGCGATGCAAGAACTGAACTGCGTACACTTGGGGCCGAATGGCTGCACGGTGTATGAGGAACGGCCGTTGATCTGCCGGTTGTTTGGCACGACCAAAACGTTGCCTTGCCCGAATGAACGGCGGCCGGTGGAGCTGATTCATCCGCGGGTTGAGAAGCAGATTTTCGAGTACATGGCGGCGAATCGGCAGGTGTTGGTTTGA
- a CDS encoding aminotransferase-like domain-containing protein: protein MTLYVNLAELLGTRIEQGFYRPGDRLPSVRALSVEHGVSLSTVQQAYRMLEDSGLATPKPKSGYFVPVGRELPELPAVGRPAQRPVEISQWDQVLELIRAVPRKDVVQLGRGMPDVGSPTMKPLLRGLARISRRQDMPGLYYDNIHGNLELREQIARLMLDSGCQLSAGDLVITTGCHEALSTSIHAICEPGDIVAVDSPSFHGAMQTLKGLGMKALEIPTDPLTGISLDALELALEQWPIKAIQLTPNCNNPLGYVMPESRKRALLTLAQRFDVAIIEDDVYGELAYSYPRPRTIKSFDEDGRVLLCSSFSKTLAPGLRIGWVAPGRYLERVLHMKYISTGSTAPQPQIAIAEFLKAGHFEPHLRRMRMQYQRNRDAMIDWVTRYFPAGTRASRPQGSFMLWVELPEGFDTLKLNRALHDQGVQIAVGSIFSASGKYRNCLRMNYAAKPTAQIEEAVRRVGATAIKLLTESD from the coding sequence ATGACTCTGTATGTAAACCTCGCCGAATTGCTCGGCACCCGCATCGAACAGGGTTTCTATCGGCCCGGCGACCGCTTGCCCTCGGTGCGCGCCTTGAGCGTTGAGCACGGGGTGAGTCTGAGCACGGTGCAGCAGGCCTATCGCATGCTCGAGGACAGCGGCCTCGCCACGCCGAAACCCAAGTCCGGCTACTTTGTCCCGGTCGGCCGTGAACTGCCGGAGTTGCCCGCCGTGGGCCGTCCGGCGCAACGGCCGGTGGAGATTTCGCAATGGGATCAGGTGCTGGAACTGATCCGCGCGGTGCCGCGCAAGGACGTCGTGCAATTGGGTCGCGGCATGCCCGACGTTGGCTCACCCACGATGAAACCGCTGCTGCGCGGTCTGGCGCGGATCAGCCGCCGACAGGACATGCCCGGTCTGTATTACGACAACATCCACGGCAACCTCGAACTGCGTGAGCAGATTGCGCGGCTGATGCTCGATTCCGGCTGCCAGTTGAGCGCCGGCGATCTGGTGATCACCACCGGTTGCCACGAGGCGCTGTCCACGAGCATCCATGCGATCTGCGAACCGGGCGACATCGTCGCGGTGGATTCGCCGAGCTTTCACGGCGCCATGCAAACGCTTAAAGGTTTGGGCATGAAAGCCCTGGAGATTCCCACCGACCCGCTCACCGGTATCAGCCTCGACGCGCTGGAACTGGCACTCGAGCAGTGGCCGATCAAAGCCATTCAACTGACGCCCAACTGCAATAACCCGCTCGGCTACGTCATGCCCGAATCGCGCAAGCGTGCGCTGCTGACGCTGGCGCAACGCTTTGACGTGGCAATCATCGAAGACGATGTGTATGGCGAGCTGGCGTATTCCTACCCGCGTCCGCGCACGATCAAATCCTTCGACGAGGACGGCCGTGTATTGCTGTGCAGTTCGTTTTCCAAGACCCTGGCGCCGGGGCTGCGCATTGGTTGGGTCGCACCCGGCCGCTATCTGGAGCGGGTGCTGCACATGAAATACATCAGCACCGGCTCGACCGCGCCGCAACCGCAGATTGCCATCGCCGAATTTCTCAAGGCCGGCCACTTCGAGCCGCACTTGCGGCGCATGCGCATGCAGTACCAGCGCAATCGCGATGCAATGATCGACTGGGTCACGCGCTATTTTCCCGCCGGCACCCGCGCCAGCCGCCCGCAGGGCAGCTTCATGCTCTGGGTCGAGTTGCCGGAAGGCTTCGACACGCTGAAACTGAATCGCGCGCTGCACGATCAGGGCGTACAGATTGCCGTCGGCAGCATCTTTTCCGCCTCAGGCAAATACCGTAATTGCCTGCGGATGAACTACGCTGCCAAACCAACGGCACAGATCGAAGAAGCGGTGCGCAGGGTCGGGGCGACAGCGATCAAACTGCTGACCGAGTCCGACTAA
- a CDS encoding DUF1120 domain-containing protein: MKPRIIAVLAACLACASASANDTCEVDLSPATVDYGAITRSELLRSASVKGAGFGLRNVHLRVHCPQARPIKWSFVAPAADSRRYRWEAGTLQVRIVAARLDGVAVQWRLENGQPLEANLLSPGARIVPWSGAAVAQGRFLQVEFEIDAQVEDASSRVADLRRFEGNGAFQID; encoded by the coding sequence ATGAAGCCCCGGATTATTGCCGTACTTGCGGCCTGTCTCGCCTGTGCCTCGGCATCGGCGAACGATACGTGTGAGGTGGATCTATCGCCGGCGACCGTGGATTACGGCGCAATCACCCGCTCCGAACTCTTGCGTTCTGCTTCAGTGAAGGGCGCGGGATTTGGCCTGCGCAACGTGCATTTGCGTGTTCATTGCCCGCAAGCTCGCCCGATCAAGTGGTCGTTTGTCGCGCCGGCGGCAGACTCTCGGCGCTATCGCTGGGAGGCTGGCACGTTGCAAGTGCGCATCGTCGCAGCACGCCTCGATGGTGTGGCGGTGCAGTGGCGCCTGGAAAACGGGCAGCCCCTTGAAGCGAATCTGTTATCGCCGGGCGCACGTATCGTGCCCTGGAGTGGCGCGGCTGTTGCGCAGGGACGTTTTTTGCAAGTGGAGTTTGAGATCGATGCCCAGGTGGAAGATGCCTCAAGCCGGGTTGCCGACCTGAGGCGTTTCGAGGGCAACGGAGCGTTTCAGATCGATTAG
- the dadA gene encoding D-amino acid dehydrogenase yields MRVMVLGSGVIGTASAYYLARAGFEVVVVDRQPAAAMETSFANAGQVSPGYASPWAAPGVPLKAIKWLLQRHAPLAIKATADIDQYLWMAQMLRNCTASRYAVNKERMVRLSEYSRDCLDELRAETGIAYEGRSLGTTQLFRTQAQLDNAAKDIAVLKESGVPFEVLDRAGIARVEPALAGVTDILAGALRLPNDQTGDCQIFTTRLADMARKLGVEFRFGQDIQKLDYAGDRINGVWIDGKLETADRYVLALGSYSPQLLKPLGIKAPVYPLKGYSLTVPITNPDMAPTSTILDETYKVAITRFDNRIRVGGMAEIAGFDLSLNPRRRETLEMIVNDLYPQGGNLAEASFWTGLRPTTPDGTPIVGATPFKNLFLNTGHGTLGWTMACGSGRLLADLMAKKKPQISAEGLDISRYGNQTQESAKHVNPAPAHQ; encoded by the coding sequence ATGCGCGTCATGGTCTTGGGTAGCGGCGTCATCGGTACCGCCAGTGCTTACTATCTGGCCCGTGCCGGGTTTGAAGTGGTGGTGGTCGACCGGCAGCCGGCCGCGGCCATGGAGACCAGTTTCGCCAACGCCGGCCAGGTCTCGCCGGGCTACGCTTCGCCGTGGGCCGCGCCGGGCGTACCGCTCAAGGCCATCAAATGGCTGCTGCAACGCCACGCACCGCTGGCAATCAAGGCCACCGCGGACATCGACCAATACCTGTGGATGGCGCAGATGCTGCGCAACTGCACCGCCAGCCGTTATGCGGTGAACAAGGAGCGCATGGTGCGACTGTCCGAGTACAGCCGCGACTGCCTCGACGAATTGCGCGCCGAAACCGGCATTGCCTACGAAGGCCGCAGCCTCGGCACCACGCAGTTGTTCCGCACCCAGGCGCAACTGGATAACGCCGCCAAAGACATTGCCGTGCTGAAAGAGTCCGGCGTGCCGTTCGAAGTCCTCGATCGCGCCGGCATTGCCCGCGTCGAACCGGCGCTGGCCGGCGTCACCGATATTCTTGCCGGCGCCCTGCGCTTGCCGAACGACCAGACCGGCGACTGCCAGATCTTTACCACTCGTCTCGCCGACATGGCGCGCAAGCTGGGTGTGGAATTCCGCTTCGGCCAGGATATTCAGAAGCTCGACTACGCCGGTGATCGCATCAACGGCGTGTGGATCGACGGCAAGCTGGAAACCGCCGATCGCTACGTGCTGGCGCTGGGCAGCTATTCGCCGCAACTGCTCAAGCCGCTGGGCATCAAGGCCCCGGTCTATCCGCTCAAGGGCTACTCGCTGACCGTGCCAATCACCAACCCGGACATGGCGCCGACCTCGACCATCCTCGACGAGACCTACAAGGTTGCAATAACCCGGTTCGACAACCGCATCCGCGTCGGCGGCATGGCCGAGATTGCCGGTTTTGACCTGTCGCTGAACCCGCGTCGGCGCGAAACGCTGGAGATGATCGTCAACGACCTTTATCCTCAGGGCGGCAATCTGGCCGAGGCGAGTTTCTGGACCGGTCTGCGGCCGACCACGCCGGACGGCACGCCGATCGTTGGCGCCACGCCGTTCAAGAATCTGTTCCTCAACACCGGTCACGGCACCCTGGGTTGGACCATGGCGTGCGGTTCCGGGCGTTTGCTGGCCGATCTGATGGCGAAGAAAAAACCGCAGATCAGTGCCGAAGGCCTCGATATTTCCCGTTACGGCAACCAGACCCAGGAGTCCGCAAAACATGTCAATCCAGCGCCAGCTCACCAATGA
- a CDS encoding DUF1127 domain-containing protein, whose translation MNGLSDVRLTLHSQELAAGQKERARNELRNAPSGLSRWGLLWHRLHTRKALLTLTTDQLKDVGLTREQALEEGLKPFWRI comes from the coding sequence ATGAACGGCTTGAGCGATGTGCGGCTGACGTTACACAGTCAGGAACTGGCGGCAGGGCAGAAGGAGCGGGCGCGCAATGAACTGCGCAATGCACCGTCCGGGCTGAGTCGCTGGGGTCTGTTGTGGCACCGTCTGCACACGCGCAAGGCGTTGCTGACGCTGACGACCGATCAGCTCAAGGACGTCGGCCTGACCCGTGAACAGGCTTTGGAGGAGGGGTTGAAGCCGTTCTGGCGGATCTGA
- a CDS encoding DUF1120 domain-containing protein, giving the protein MKNNHRLVVLAAALLPSLAMAESVDLNVIGTIIPTSCIPAFAGGGTVDLRKISAATLNPTTQTLLPERDISLHINCDAPAPVEVSVRDNRAATKLPGISDGTGQTDPVLFFGLGAINGTRIGGFALRHGTPEADGTGRALLTRTLAAPAWRVPASSLVSNAPALYSWGINAATGPVAARHHGFPMSLLPIIGASNNLPIANEIPLDGSVTFDMFYL; this is encoded by the coding sequence ATGAAAAACAACCACCGGCTCGTCGTTCTCGCTGCCGCCTTGCTACCCTCGCTGGCGATGGCGGAGAGCGTTGACCTGAACGTCATCGGCACCATTATCCCGACCTCTTGCATCCCGGCCTTTGCCGGGGGCGGCACGGTAGACCTGCGCAAGATTTCCGCGGCCACGCTTAACCCAACCACACAAACTCTGCTGCCGGAGCGGGACATCTCGCTGCACATCAATTGCGACGCTCCAGCCCCGGTCGAAGTGTCGGTTCGCGATAACCGTGCAGCGACCAAATTGCCGGGTATCAGCGATGGCACCGGTCAAACCGATCCGGTGCTGTTCTTCGGGCTTGGCGCAATCAATGGCACCCGGATTGGCGGATTCGCTTTACGTCATGGCACGCCGGAGGCCGACGGAACAGGGCGCGCACTGCTGACCCGCACTCTCGCAGCGCCAGCGTGGCGTGTACCTGCCAGTTCGCTGGTGAGCAATGCCCCTGCGCTGTATTCCTGGGGTATCAATGCCGCAACGGGGCCTGTTGCCGCTCGGCATCACGGCTTTCCGATGAGCTTGCTGCCTATCATTGGCGCGAGTAACAACTTGCCGATCGCCAACGAGATCCCGCTCGACGGCTCGGTGACCTTCGACATGTTCTACCTCTGA